The Montipora foliosa isolate CH-2021 chromosome 1, ASM3666993v2, whole genome shotgun sequence genome has a window encoding:
- the LOC137972566 gene encoding uncharacterized protein: MPTSGSGVLDGILSATSGSNVTKSNSQNLTKDSSSSPPESSRGSKDSGTRKQPASKTAADCGANSSLKVTSRPSDEETTLHNKIDLLMGLVQDMAPVVKTLQEAHDASLLHDVDEDASAESASDSGEHEVDEPPSKRHKSDLGTQSSSPKTGESTNASNSKVDSLVTEVTEDEVTGPAISEKIASVLNNILASGLNEQAIKRRKENIHRPSNSKLLTQTRVNPEIWDIAKKQTRSMDSRLQALQDTLVKGLIPLADLTGKVGESLDSDTVMPTKEALWEGLSNSLLLVAAANHSLNICRRDMFKTELDDNYKALCNNKHPIGSELFGDDFTERLKTVTESNKAAKQLTRSNKSVSQKYKGSSKPFLAQVGRNQRPFNQYNSNTRGYQRNSRHNYRKEPSKTESKTTKQTVKQS; this comes from the coding sequence ATGCCTACGTCGGGCTCCGGCGTTCTCGATGGCATACTCAGTGCGACCTCTGGGTCAAACGTAACCAAGTCAAATTCGCAGAATTTGACGAAAGATTCATCCTCTTCTCCGCCGGAGAGTTCTCGTGGAAGCAAAGACTCGGGGACAAGGAAACAGCCCGCGTCCAAGACCGCCGCTGATTGTGGCGCGAATTCGAGCTTGAAAGTTACTTCTAGGCCTTCGGATGAAGAAACCACGCTCCACAACAAGATTGACCTCTTGATGGGGCTCGTGCAAGATATGGCACCTGTGGTAAAAACACTACAAGAAGCTCACGATGCTTCACTTCTTCACGACGTGGACGAGGATGCCTCGGCCGAAAGCGCCAGTGATAGTGGCGAACACGAGGTCGATGAACCTCCGAGTAAACGACACAAATCTGACTTGGGTACACAGTCCAGTTCTCCTAAGACAGGGGAATCAACAAACGCCTCTAACAGCAAGGTGGATTCTCTTGTCACAGAAGTGACAGAGGACGAAGTGACGGGGCCAGCGATctctgaaaaaatcgcaagcgTGCTCAACAACATACTCGCTAGTGGTCTAAATGAACAAGCCATAAAGAGGCGGAAAGAGAACATTCACAGACCTTCAAACAGCAAATTGCTTACACAAACTCGTGTCAACCCAGAGATTTGGGACATTGCTAAGAAGCAGACACGTAGCATGGATTCCAGGCTACAAGCCTTACAGGACACCCTGGTAAAGGGATTAATTCCACTGGCTGATTTGACAGGGAAAGTAGGCGAATCCTTGGATTCAGACACTGTTATGCCTACCAAAGAAGCCTTATGGGAAGGCTTATCAAATTCTCTCCTACTTGTGGCTGCAGCAAATCACAGCTTAAACATTTGTCGCCGTGATATGTTCAAAACAGAGTTGGATGACAACTATAAGGCCTTGTGTAACAACAAGCACCCTATTGGGAGTGAACTTTTTGGAGATGACTTCACAGAACGGCTCAAAACTGTCACAGAGAGTAACAAAGCAGCTAAACAACTCACAAGGTCCAATAAATCAGTTTCTCAGAAGTATAAAGGCTCATCAAAACCTTTTTTAGCCCAAGTGGGGCGCAACCAGCGCCCCTTCAATCAATACAATTCCAATACACGAGGCTACCAGAGAAACAGCCGTCACAACTACAGGAAGGAACCTTCCAAAACAGAATCCAAGACTACCAAACAGACTGTGAAACAGTCGTAA